In Candidatus Hinthialibacter antarcticus, the following are encoded in one genomic region:
- a CDS encoding STAS domain-containing protein codes for MAIWHQHTNDCFIIHIDELHLSEEIIDRVRQVLTVAFLNKNFQVILNLEGCTMIDSFFIGLIIQTYRELRELGGNLRCAAVNDNVNHAFEVIRLNQVIDICETVEDAIQKFESEKNAQV; via the coding sequence ATGGCAATCTGGCACCAACATACAAACGACTGTTTTATCATTCACATTGATGAACTTCACCTCTCCGAAGAAATCATTGATCGTGTTCGGCAAGTATTGACTGTTGCGTTTTTAAACAAAAATTTTCAAGTGATTCTTAACTTGGAAGGCTGCACGATGATTGATTCATTTTTCATCGGCCTCATTATTCAAACCTACCGGGAATTACGCGAATTGGGCGGAAACCTCCGCTGCGCCGCCGTCAACGACAACGTCAACCATGCGTTTGAAGTGATCCGTCTTAATCAAGTTATTGATATTTGCGAAACGGTTGAAGACGCCATCCAAAAATTTGAGTCTGAAAAAAACGCCCAAGTCTAG
- a CDS encoding DUF2961 domain-containing protein, translating to MNLASLIPHPIRHMPKASVAPFVILGFLLSVFCACSPPPPDNPGAAAAPVKTPVTVAAASNLRDVAYMMKRMANPAAMAILYSSETVEYTSSHNTGELFDADVFQGNFEDDGKQWNVLFNGEGPGCITRLWLSGNVSGAIRVYFDDEPEPRIDAPVRDFFSEKVEPFTTLFVYHPQNSGGGNVCYMPMPYEKRCRIAIENSNSGVQYQVQAVRWGDGVQTKTFSPMFDETTQQAKADLFKYISSTADQHFEDLNKRSGSLSLAPDSRTLVASLKGPAAIQYLQFTTPDFTMDVFMNLKLTIYWDSMVEPAVECTFAEFFNVVDASAGWSIPAYGYLPHKKMLVTQVYMPFHEEAQIFIESTNAAPVQLNFEYRLALDEINKDAMYFYAQAQKRDGYLGYIYPVFEYDGKGRYMGCSVKTISDEYGDEKHYYFEGDDYMFIDGEPQASIQGTGLDHYINGYNRIKGAVQFWGPTHGCRMKDDFKGGRSFCFRYHYLDSVPFQTSLVRIQEMGCPVQASAADLPSDSNVHFEWVHYWYGVPGASFAQRNEQLFHFSVSQNKSDRPSLDSPLVIGDLLYIKMQPGDWWIHYAPIWDINQVNHIEKNVGATD from the coding sequence ATGAATCTGGCGTCCCTGATCCCACATCCTATTCGTCACATGCCTAAGGCGTCCGTCGCGCCGTTCGTTATTTTGGGTTTTCTTCTAAGCGTATTCTGCGCTTGCAGCCCGCCGCCGCCCGATAATCCGGGCGCAGCCGCTGCGCCAGTCAAGACGCCGGTTACAGTCGCGGCGGCGTCGAACCTACGCGACGTTGCTTACATGATGAAGCGCATGGCTAATCCCGCCGCGATGGCGATTTTGTATTCTTCTGAAACCGTGGAATATACCTCAAGCCATAATACCGGCGAATTATTTGACGCCGATGTGTTTCAAGGAAACTTTGAAGACGACGGCAAACAATGGAACGTCTTATTCAACGGCGAAGGCCCGGGCTGCATTACCCGCTTATGGCTTTCAGGCAACGTGAGCGGCGCGATCCGCGTCTATTTTGATGATGAACCTGAACCGCGAATTGATGCTCCGGTTCGCGACTTCTTTTCTGAAAAAGTCGAGCCTTTCACAACCTTGTTCGTCTACCATCCTCAAAACAGCGGCGGCGGCAATGTATGTTATATGCCCATGCCCTACGAAAAGCGTTGCCGCATCGCAATCGAAAACAGCAACAGCGGCGTTCAATACCAAGTGCAGGCGGTGCGGTGGGGCGACGGCGTCCAAACCAAAACCTTCTCCCCGATGTTTGATGAAACCACCCAGCAAGCCAAGGCCGATTTATTTAAATATATTTCATCAACCGCAGACCAGCATTTTGAAGACTTAAATAAGCGCTCCGGCAGTTTGTCTCTCGCCCCCGATTCGAGGACGTTGGTGGCGTCTTTAAAAGGCCCGGCGGCGATTCAATATCTCCAATTCACCACGCCTGATTTCACCATGGACGTGTTTATGAATCTCAAACTCACAATCTATTGGGATTCAATGGTGGAACCTGCCGTAGAATGCACCTTCGCGGAATTTTTTAATGTGGTGGATGCCAGCGCTGGGTGGAGCATTCCCGCCTATGGTTACTTGCCGCATAAAAAAATGCTGGTGACGCAAGTGTATATGCCGTTTCATGAAGAAGCCCAGATTTTTATCGAATCAACAAACGCCGCGCCTGTGCAATTGAATTTTGAATACCGGCTCGCTCTCGATGAAATCAATAAAGACGCAATGTATTTTTACGCCCAAGCCCAAAAACGTGATGGATACCTTGGGTATATCTACCCCGTGTTTGAGTATGACGGCAAAGGCCGTTATATGGGATGCAGCGTCAAAACCATATCAGACGAATACGGCGACGAAAAACATTATTATTTTGAAGGCGACGACTATATGTTCATTGATGGAGAGCCTCAAGCCTCGATTCAAGGGACGGGGCTTGACCATTACATCAATGGCTACAATCGCATCAAAGGCGCGGTCCAGTTTTGGGGGCCGACGCATGGCTGCCGGATGAAAGATGATTTTAAAGGCGGACGTTCTTTTTGCTTCCGCTATCACTATCTCGACTCGGTCCCGTTTCAGACTTCATTGGTCCGAATTCAAGAAATGGGTTGTCCCGTCCAAGCGTCTGCCGCTGACCTTCCCAGTGATAGTAATGTCCACTTTGAGTGGGTGCATTATTGGTATGGCGTTCCAGGCGCGTCATTTGCGCAGCGAAACGAACAACTGTTTCATTTCAGCGTTTCTCAAAATAAATCCGACCGGCCGAGCCTCGACAGCCCTCTGGTAATTGGCGACTTGTTATATATTAAAATGCAGCCCGGCGATTGGTGGATCCACTACGCGCCGATTTGGGACATCAATCAAGTTAACCATATTGAAAAAAATGTGGGCGCGACCGATTAG
- the queC gene encoding 7-cyano-7-deazaguanine synthase QueC, giving the protein MNETQPKRAVVLLSGGLDSATTLAIARDQGYDCAALSFRYGQRHAIELEAAERLAQHYGVSDHRIVNIDLRQFGHSALTDEIDVPKGRSVDEMAGAIPVTYVPARNIIFLSFALAHAEVCERHHIFIGVNALDYSGYPDCRPAFMKAYAEMARQGLKTGVEGRPVHFHTPLIEWSKAEIVQRGHALGVPYEHTHSCYDPTSAGEHCGLCDSCQLRKKGFHESGVPDPTSYSSHA; this is encoded by the coding sequence ATGAATGAAACGCAACCAAAACGGGCGGTGGTTTTATTAAGCGGCGGGTTGGATTCCGCGACCACGCTGGCGATTGCCCGCGACCAGGGGTATGACTGCGCCGCGCTGAGTTTTCGCTATGGTCAGCGCCATGCGATTGAACTCGAAGCAGCGGAGCGCTTGGCGCAACATTACGGCGTTAGCGACCATCGGATTGTGAATATCGACTTGCGGCAGTTCGGGCATTCGGCCCTGACAGACGAGATCGACGTCCCCAAAGGGCGCTCGGTGGATGAAATGGCGGGCGCCATCCCCGTGACTTATGTCCCGGCGCGCAATATCATCTTTTTATCGTTTGCGTTGGCGCATGCGGAAGTCTGCGAACGCCATCATATATTCATTGGCGTGAATGCGCTGGATTATAGCGGTTACCCTGACTGCCGCCCTGCGTTTATGAAAGCGTATGCAGAAATGGCGCGTCAGGGGCTGAAAACCGGCGTAGAAGGCCGTCCGGTCCATTTTCATACGCCATTGATTGAGTGGAGCAAAGCCGAGATCGTTCAACGGGGCCATGCGTTGGGCGTTCCCTATGAACACACGCACAGTTGTTATGATCCTACAAGCGCGGGCGAACATTGCGGCTTGTGCGACAGCTGCCAATTGCGAAAGAAAGGGTTTCATGAATCTGGCGTCCCTGATCCCACATCCTATTCGTCACATGCCTAA
- a CDS encoding radical SAM protein, producing MRISEIYRSIQGESSYAGRPCTFVRTAGCSLRCAYCDTGYALSFESGTEQAIESVIAQIQQLGADLVEITGGEPLEEPNTPELCQRLLDLGATVLVETSGAFAIDVLPAQVIKIMDVKTPSSRMARRNHWDNLKLLSERDELKFVIANREDYDWSVAVCNDHALFGNYIIYFSPSFGVLDSVKLAQWILDDGIEARLQLQLHKYIWAPDAKGV from the coding sequence ATGAGAATTTCAGAAATCTACCGCAGCATCCAGGGCGAGTCTTCTTACGCCGGGCGTCCCTGCACGTTTGTGCGTACAGCGGGCTGTTCGTTGCGGTGCGCCTATTGCGATACCGGTTATGCGCTCAGTTTTGAGTCAGGGACTGAACAGGCAATCGAAAGCGTGATTGCTCAAATCCAACAACTGGGCGCGGATTTGGTCGAAATTACCGGCGGCGAGCCGCTCGAAGAACCCAATACGCCCGAACTGTGCCAGCGCTTGCTTGATCTGGGCGCAACCGTGCTCGTCGAAACCAGCGGCGCCTTTGCGATTGATGTCCTCCCGGCGCAAGTCATCAAGATTATGGACGTCAAAACGCCTTCCAGCCGCATGGCGCGTCGCAATCATTGGGACAACCTAAAATTGTTGTCTGAACGGGACGAGTTGAAATTCGTCATCGCCAATCGTGAAGATTACGACTGGTCGGTCGCCGTTTGTAATGACCATGCCCTGTTTGGAAACTATATCATCTATTTTTCGCCGTCGTTCGGCGTGCTCGATTCTGTTAAATTGGCGCAGTGGATTCTCGACGACGGCATTGAAGCGCGATTGCAACTGCAACTCCATAAATATATCTGGGCGCCGGATGCGAAAGGCGTATAA
- the miaB gene encoding tRNA (N6-isopentenyl adenosine(37)-C2)-methylthiotransferase MiaB, producing MKYHIQTFGCQMNVYDTESLAGLLNRAGHESTENLEEAEMILLNTCSIREGAEERVRGRTGQLKQYKDIAKLKYLGICGCMAQKEGERLLEKIPYLDLVMGPGAIGSVSRLVDEMQSSKGPVLDLHGLEDDYDEVFPVSNDEVAYPRFVSVMKGCDKKCTFCVVPFTRGPERSRAPHIILQEVENLVKMGHKEVTLIGQTINAYQWNEIDFAKLLEMVDAVPGLERLRFTTSHPKDATQPMLRAMAELPSLCEQLHLPVQCGSNRILRRMKRLYTKEEYLDIISDYRRRFTGAEIPPSLTTDLIVGFPGETEEDFEMTLDLMREVRYDAAFMFKYSPRRSTAALKLDGQVDEFTKARRLDKLIKLQNEIARELSDAMVGKTVEVMVEQVHPEPQKGMTYGTRMRTGRIVMLPKEHGPFDIGDIVAVTITSAAYFTLYGDPVSKQVKTIVA from the coding sequence ATGAAGTATCACATTCAAACCTTTGGCTGCCAGATGAACGTCTACGATACCGAGTCGCTGGCGGGGCTTTTAAACCGCGCCGGACACGAGTCGACCGAAAATCTCGAAGAAGCCGAAATGATTCTGCTCAACACCTGTTCGATTCGCGAAGGCGCCGAAGAGCGCGTCCGCGGGCGCACCGGGCAACTGAAACAATATAAAGATATCGCCAAACTCAAATACCTGGGCATCTGCGGCTGTATGGCGCAAAAAGAAGGCGAACGCCTGCTCGAAAAAATCCCCTATCTGGATTTGGTGATGGGGCCGGGCGCCATCGGTTCGGTATCGCGGCTGGTGGATGAAATGCAAAGCAGCAAAGGCCCGGTGTTAGACCTGCACGGCCTCGAAGACGACTACGACGAAGTCTTCCCGGTTTCAAATGATGAAGTGGCGTACCCGCGTTTTGTGTCGGTCATGAAAGGCTGCGACAAGAAGTGCACCTTCTGCGTTGTGCCCTTTACGCGCGGACCGGAACGCTCGCGGGCGCCGCATATTATTCTGCAAGAAGTTGAAAACCTGGTCAAAATGGGCCACAAAGAAGTCACCCTGATCGGCCAGACCATCAATGCGTATCAGTGGAACGAAATTGATTTCGCCAAACTGTTAGAGATGGTCGACGCCGTGCCCGGTTTGGAGCGTTTGCGGTTTACCACCTCTCATCCCAAAGACGCAACCCAGCCCATGCTGCGGGCGATGGCGGAACTGCCCAGCCTGTGCGAGCAATTGCACTTGCCGGTGCAATGCGGCTCCAACCGCATCCTGCGCCGCATGAAGCGCTTATATACCAAAGAAGAATATCTCGACATTATCAGCGACTACCGCCGCCGTTTTACGGGGGCCGAGATTCCACCGTCTCTCACCACCGACCTGATTGTCGGCTTTCCCGGCGAGACCGAAGAAGACTTTGAGATGACGCTCGATCTGATGCGCGAAGTGCGCTATGACGCGGCGTTTATGTTTAAATATTCGCCCCGGCGCAGCACCGCTGCGCTCAAACTCGATGGGCAGGTCGATGAATTCACCAAGGCGCGACGGCTCGATAAGTTGATCAAATTACAAAATGAAATCGCCCGCGAACTCAGCGACGCCATGGTCGGCAAGACAGTCGAAGTTATGGTGGAACAAGTTCACCCAGAACCGCAAAAGGGCATGACCTACGGGACCCGGATGCGTACCGGGCGCATCGTCATGCTTCCAAAAGAACACGGCCCGTTTGACATTGGAGATATTGTTGCCGTTACGATTACTTCGGCGGCCTACTTCACGTTATATGGAGACCCCGTCAGTAAACAGGTGAAAACCATTGTGGCGTAA